Proteins found in one Methanobacterium sp. genomic segment:
- the fen gene encoding flap endonuclease-1, translating into MGLKFKDIVSSHEIKLNDLKGKIVALDASNTIYQFLSSIRQADGTPLMDHEGNITSHLSGILYRTSSLVDKGIKPVYIFDGKPHLLKKNTQTERRQIREEAELKWKEAIEEGRIEDARKFAVRSSRISAEIIEGSKNLLELMGIPYILAKSEGEAQASYMVCKGDAWCVASQDYDCLLFGAPRMLKNLAARGQRYRLEMIYLKEVLENNGLTRKQLIDVAILVGTDFNEGIKGIGPKKGRNLIKKHGDVYSVLDHLKTEMDVDPREVRDIFLDHDFIEDYEIRWKKVDKEGVIDFLCKKHDFSVDRVEGALDKLKKLNPAQKSLEQWFG; encoded by the coding sequence TCAGTTTTTATCAAGTATAAGACAGGCTGACGGAACACCTTTAATGGATCACGAGGGAAACATCACCTCTCACTTAAGCGGCATTCTTTACAGGACTTCATCACTTGTTGATAAGGGAATTAAACCCGTCTATATTTTCGATGGAAAACCTCACCTTTTAAAAAAGAACACTCAGACTGAAAGACGGCAGATAAGGGAAGAAGCTGAATTAAAATGGAAGGAAGCCATTGAAGAGGGGAGAATTGAAGATGCACGTAAATTTGCAGTTCGATCATCCAGAATATCTGCAGAAATCATTGAAGGATCCAAAAACCTGCTTGAATTAATGGGAATTCCCTATATTCTGGCTAAATCTGAAGGAGAAGCCCAGGCATCATATATGGTATGTAAAGGAGATGCATGGTGCGTTGCTTCACAGGATTATGACTGTCTACTCTTCGGTGCACCGAGAATGCTCAAGAACCTGGCTGCACGTGGCCAAAGATATCGTTTAGAGATGATTTACCTCAAAGAAGTTTTAGAAAATAACGGACTAACACGTAAACAGCTAATTGATGTTGCAATCCTTGTTGGGACTGATTTTAATGAGGGAATAAAGGGAATTGGACCTAAAAAAGGACGGAATTTAATTAAAAAACATGGCGATGTTTACAGTGTTTTAGATCATCTTAAAACTGAAATGGATGTTGATCCCAGGGAAGTTAGAGATATCTTTTTAGACCATGATTTCATTGAAGATTATGAAATCAGATGGAAAAAGGTAGATAAAGAAGGAGTAATTGATTTTTTATGCAAAAAACATGATTTTTCAGTTGATCGTGTTGAGGGAGCACTGGATAAGCTTAAAAAGTTGAACCCTGCTCAAAAAAGCCTTGAACAATGGTTTGGTTAG